The Plasmodium berghei ANKA genome assembly, chromosome: 12 genome contains a region encoding:
- a CDS encoding U5 small nuclear ribonucleoprotein component, putative, with product MESKNNLYDEFGNYIGDDIDSDEEEYSDEVDESKDGDSENKSEELNSNVESKDENEEEEDDEDNYNTRGNKDDKMDENDIDDLKKIYDGAEVFIEEEDTQDIEQATINKINANVERISFIKKLDVEANRKNFDLVETSLPNNNFSFKYLSELMPHTNFIRNICIAGHFHHGKTTLVDRLIEYTREKTKGDYYFVNKSGRGNNNSGSSSVSFFKLSDEFDEVIKKNINKNEKKITPYNSKIMDCLTSYTDTRLDEQARGLSIKSIPISLIFQNKVYENIPNNILLDKKSENLKYKSYLFNIIDTPGHVNFFDEFLCSLNICECCCLVVDVVDGCMYVTENVIKACIYENVKIILVINCIDKLIMDLRLPPNDAYHKINYSIEEINMKIETICNLLNKTEEEKNGWLLSPLKNNVLFSSSLYGIFFSLKSFSKIYCDLHNSYNINIDEFSKYLWGDIYYDEEKFKFVPSPVYSNQKRSFVEFILFPIYKIFGYVTSEEKDFLIPFLKKLNVTLKKTDYLFNNKYLLKKICTMIFEDTTAFVDVVIDNCPSPLENAKNKTLSIYSGSLKTKVCYDMMRCLKGDQTDNLMVYIIKNYHRPECLVLDLFGRVMCGTLKKGQTVRILGEGYTLDDDEDMISRVITHLWVYEGRYRVEVDEVPAGNFVLIGGIDICVNKTCTITNMKKKGSKKKEIFEKKNDNNTDISAMRDNLNDEKIFFNDDEDAEIFYPFNKKFRYIICANSVFKVACEPINPSELPKMLDGLRKIDKTYPLASTKVEESGEHIILGTGELYLDCVLHDLRKLYGDLEIKVSDPVVQFNETITEASALNCFAETPNKKNKIYMISEPIQKELMNDIVQGLVHLKKNENSNIDEYLHTMDKLLMKRGDKRVDLLENYESSKKFDDDSDKEMEKDEKNREKNIKLDDDTEKRKSTLNYNIDQDVISLLTNKHNWDILSIRSIWEFGPENNSPNILMDESLYNETNKDNLYSIKNNIIQGFCWATKEGPLIEENMKNVKVKILRADIDDDPINRGAGQIIPTTRRAIYSSFLLATPRLLEPILFTEIICSGDSVSSVYNVLSRRRGHVLKDFPKVGTPLYMVHAYIPAIESFGFETDLRTHTSGQAFCLSMFDHWHIVPGDPLDKSVILRPLEPSPIQHLAREFLLKTRRRKGLTEDVTINRFFDDPMLLNIKGEFSEYF from the coding sequence ATGGAAtcaaaaaacaatttatatGATGAATTTGGGAATTATATAGGAGATGATATAGATAGTGATGAAGAAGAATATTCCGATGAAGTTGATGAATCCAAAGATGGAGATagtgaaaataaaagtgaGGAGTTAAATAGTAATGTAGAAAGtaaagatgaaaatgaagaagaagaagatgatgaggataattataatacaaGGGGAAATAAAGATGATAAAATggatgaaaatgatatcgatgatttgaaaaaaatatatgatggTGCTGAAGTTTTTATTGAAGAAGAAGATACTCAAGATATTGAGCAAGCAaccataaataaaataaatgcaaATGTAGAAAGAATaagttttataaaaaaattagatgTAGAAgcaaatagaaaaaattttgatttaGTAGAAACATCATTgccaaataataattttagtTTTAAATATCTTTCTGAATTAATGCCacatacaaattttattagaAACATATGCATTGCGGGGCATTTTCATCATGGAAAAACTACTTTAGTGGATAGATTGATTGAATATACTCgagaaaaaacaaaaggagattattattttgtaaataaaagTGGTAgaggaaataataatagtggAAGCAGTAGTGTTAGTTTCTTCAAATTAAGTGACGAATTTGATgaagttataaaaaaaaatataaataaaaatgaaaaaaaaataactcCATATAATAGTAAGATAATGGATTGTTTAACTAGTTATACAGATACACGACTAGATGAACAAGCTCGAGGGTTATCAATAAAATCTATACCtatatcattaatttttcaaaataaagttTATGAAAACATTcctaataatatattgttaGACAAAAAGTCAGAAAAtcttaaatataaatcatatttatttaacatAATAGATACCCCTGGAcatgtaaatttttttgatgaatttttatgttCTCTTAATATATGTGAATGTTGTTGTTTGGTTGTAGATGTAGTAGATGGATGTATGTATGTAACtgaaaatgtaataaaagcatgtatatatgaaaatgtaaaaataatattagtaataaattgtatagacaaattaataatggATTTAAGATTACCCCCAAATGATGCatatcataaaataaattattcaaTTGAAGAGATAAACATGAAAATAGAAACTATATGCAATTTGCTAAATAAAACTGaggaagaaaaaaatggttGGCTATTATCACCACTAAAGAACAATGTATTGTTTAGTTCAAGCTTATATGggatattttttagtttGAAATCATTTAGCAAAATTTATTGTGATTTACATAActcatataatataaacattgatgaattttcaaaatatttatggggtgatatatattatgatgaagaaaaatttaaatttgtaCCATCTCCTGTTTATTCAAATCAGAAAAGAAGTTTTGTTGAATTTATTCTTTTCCctatttacaaaatatttggTTATGTAACATCTGAAGAAAAAGATTTTCTAATaccttttttaaaaaaattaaatgtaactttaaaaaaaacagattatttatttaataataaatatttattaaaaaaaatatgtactATGATTTTTGAAGATACTACAGCATTTGTAGATGTAGTAATAGATAATTGCCCATCCCCTTTAgaaaatgcaaaaaataaaactttaAGTATATATTCTGGATCATTGAAAACGAAAGTGTGTTATGATATGATGAGATGTTTAAAAGGGGATCAAACAGATAACTTAatggtatatataataaaaaattatcatagGCCAGAATGTTTAGTGCTAGATTTATTTGGTAGAGTTATGTGCGGTACTTTGAAAAAAGGACAAACCGTTCGAATATTAGGGGAAGGATATACTTTAGATGATGACGAAGATATGATATCTCGAGTTATCACTCATTTATGGGTATATGAAGGAAGATATAGAGTAGAAGTTGATGAGGTTCCTGCTggtaattttgttttaatagGTGGAATTGATATATgtgtaaataaaacatgcacaataacaaatatgaagaaaaaaggaagtaagaaaaaagaaatatttgaaaaaaaaaatgataataatactgATATAAGTGCCATGAGAGATAActtaaatgatgaaaaaatattttttaacgaTGATGAGGATgcagaaatattttatccatttaacaaaaagtttagatatataatttgtgcAAATTCCGTTTTTAAAGTTGCATGTGAACCTATAAACCCTTCAGAATTACCAAAAATGTTAGATGGATTGAgaaaaattgataaaacATATCCATTGGCATCTACAAAAGTAGAAGAATCTGGAGAACACATAATCCTAGGGACTGGAGAATTATATCTTGATTGTGTTTTACATGAtttaagaaaattatatggtGATTTAGAAATAAAGGTTTCAGATCCAGTTGTTCAATTTAATGAAACAATTACTGAAGCATCAGCTTTGAATTGTTTTGCTGAAAcaccaaataaaaaaaataaaatatatatgatttcTGAGCCAATACAAAAAGAGTTAATGAATGATATTGTTCAAGGACTTGTCcatttaaagaaaaatgagAATAGCAACATAGATGAATATTTACATACAATggataaattattaatgaaGAGGGGGGATAAAAGAGTAGATCTATtggaaaattatgaaaGTTCGAAAAAATTTGATGATGATAGTGATAAAGAGATggaaaaagatgaaaaaaatcgtgaaaaaaatataaaattagaTGATGATACagaaaaaaggaaaagtACATTAAACTATAACATAGATCAAGATGTTATATCCttattaacaaataaacataattGGGATATATTATCTATAAGATCTATTTGGGAATTTGGTCCTGAAAACAATAGtccaaatattttaatggatgaatcattatataatgaaacaaataaagataatttatattcaataaaaaataatataatacaagGATTTTGTTGGGCTACCAAAGAAGGGCCATTaatagaagaaaatatgaaaaatgttaaggtaaaaatattaagaGCAGATATTGATGATGATCCAATTAATAGAGGAGCTGGCCAAATTATTCCGACTACAAGAAGAGCAATttattcttcatttttattagctACACCGAGATTATTAGAAcccattttatttacagAAATAATATGTTCAGGTGATTCTGTTTCTTCAGTATATAATGTGTTATCAAGAAGAAGAGGTCACGTATTAAAAGATTTTCCAAAAGTAGGAACGCCATTGTATATGGTACATGCGTATATACCTGCTATAGAATCATTTGGTTTTGAAACAGATTTAAGAACCCATACCAGTGGACAAGCATTTTGTTTAAGCATGTTTGATCATTGGCACATTGTACCTGGAGATCCTTTAGACAAATCAGTTATTTTAAGGCCATTAGAACCTTCACCTATTCAACATTTAGCTAGAgaatttttgttaaaaacTAGACGAAGAAAGGGGCTTACTGAGGATGTAACGATTAATAGGTTTTTTGATGACCCCatgttattaaatataaagggAGAATTTTCCGAATATTTCTAA
- a CDS encoding 60S ribosomal protein L13, putative: protein MYKKEYVIDCKGHMLGRLASIIAKELLNGQRIVAVRCEDIDISGSLYRNKLKYQEFLRLRTNTNPKKGPLHLREPSKILWRCVRGMLPHKTPKGKIALSKLKVLVGMPYPYDKKKKYVLPGALRAFRLQKHRHFCRLGTLSSRVGWNYDELVKKKEKVRKELSKIYYKKKINTLNEKKKIKEEALGLIKPEERKILENFGYI from the exons atgtacAAAAAG gaaTATGTTATTGATTGTAAAGGGCATATGTTGGGAAGGTTAGCTTCCATTATTGCCAAGGAACTATTAAATGGACAAAGAATAGTCGCAGTTAGGTGTGAAGATATTGACATATCAGGAAGTTTGTACAGAAATAAACTAAAGTATCAAGAATTTTTAAGATTAAGAACTAATACAAACCCTAAAAAGGGACCACTTCATTTAAGAGAAccatcaaaaatattatggaGATGTGTTAGAGGAATGTTACCACACAAAACTCCAAAGGGAAAAATAGCTTTAAGTAAATTAAAGGTTCTTGTAGGTATGCCATATCCATAtgataagaaaaaaaagtatgTACTTCCTGGTGCACTAAGAGCATTTAGATTACAAAAGCACCGACATTTCTGTAGGTTAGGCACATTAAGTTCAAGAGTTGGTTGGAATTATGATGaattagtaaaaaaaaaggaaaaagtTCGAAAAGAACTtagcaaaatatattacaaaaaaaaaattaacacattaaatgaaaagaaaaaaataaaagaagaGGCATTAGGATTAATTAAACCAGAAGAACGCAAAATTTTGGAAAACtttggatatatataa